A window from Malania oleifera isolate guangnan ecotype guangnan chromosome 7, ASM2987363v1, whole genome shotgun sequence encodes these proteins:
- the LOC131159535 gene encoding uncharacterized protein At4g22758-like, which translates to MKVNVPEKMLSRKKRKKNNGSQDAKKSSRFLIIINVLGSAGPIRFVVNEDDPVAAVIDTALKSYAREGRLPVLGIDANNFLLYCANASSDALSPWELIGSTGGRNFVLCKKQMQPQMTEGRSEMIARKGSGWKAWLNKSLSFKISSH; encoded by the exons atgaaGGTTAATGTGCCAGAAAAGATGTTGTCGcgaaagaagaggaagaagaacaATGGCAGTCAGGATGCGAAGAAGAGCAGCCGATTCTTGATCATTATTAATGTTCTGGGCAGCGCTGGGCCTATAAGATTTGTTGTAAATGAGGATGATCCGGTTGCTGCCGTTATTGATACTGCATTGAAATCGTATGCGCGCGAAGGTCGCCTTCCAGTTCTCGGCATCGACGCCAACAATTTCCTCCTCTACTGCGCCAATGCCAGTTCTGATG cttTGAGTCCGTGGGAATTGATAGGGTCCACAGGAGGGAGGAATTTCGTGCTGTGCAAGAAGCAGATGCAACCGCAGATGACAGAAGGAAGGTCGGAGATGATTGCACGAAAGGGGAGTGGTTGGAAAGCATGGCTCAATAAGTCCCTTAGTTTCAAGATATCATCTCACTGA